One window of Acidobacteriaceae bacterium genomic DNA carries:
- the uvrB gene encoding excinuclease ABC subunit UvrB, whose product MDFQLHTDYKPQGDQPTAIRELVSGVNAGEKDQTLLGVTGSGKTFTMAKVIAELNRPALILAHNKTLAAQLFHEFKQFFPTNAVEYFVSYYDYYQPEAYIPSGDLYIEKEATINDELDKLRLSATRSLFERRDVIIVSSVSCIYGLGSPEAYYGMLLLLEKGQKLKREDITRRLVEILYERNDVDFRRGTFRVRGDIIEVYPTYDENAFRIELFGDEIDSLSQIDPLFGTVKQRFSRLPIYPKSHYVVQPERKSTAINSILAELTDWEAQLEKEGRLVESQRIHQRTRFDLEMIKSVGYCHGIENYSRHFSGRLPGEPPPTLLDYFPRDFLTFIDESHVTVPQLHGMWHGDRSRKQNLVDYGFRLPSAMDNRPLRFEEWETRVGQTIYVSATPGPYELTKSAGVVIEQIIRPTGLVDPQVEIRPIKGQIDDLLAEIRERAAINQRVLVTTLTKRMAEDLANYYSEVGVRCRYMHSEIETLERIRLLRDLRRGEYDVLIGINLLREGLDLPEVSLVAILDADKEGFLRSQGSLIQTIGRAARHLEGRAILYADKMTDSMQRAIDETNRRREKQEAYNEEYGIEPRTVIRAINDSLATILKAEYADLTDELSPTAEELTFNTQAELDTYIAKLETEMRESAKKFEFEKAATLRDTIKELRTKEFLFS is encoded by the coding sequence ATGGACTTTCAGCTCCACACAGACTACAAGCCTCAGGGCGACCAACCCACCGCCATTCGCGAGCTCGTCTCGGGCGTCAACGCCGGCGAAAAAGATCAGACGCTCCTCGGCGTCACCGGCTCCGGCAAGACCTTCACCATGGCCAAGGTCATCGCCGAGCTCAACCGCCCCGCGCTCATCCTCGCCCACAACAAGACCCTCGCCGCCCAGCTCTTCCATGAGTTCAAGCAGTTCTTCCCGACCAATGCCGTCGAGTACTTCGTCTCCTACTACGACTACTACCAGCCCGAAGCCTACATTCCCTCCGGCGACCTCTACATCGAAAAAGAAGCCACCATCAACGACGAGCTCGACAAGCTCCGCCTATCCGCCACCCGCTCCCTCTTCGAACGCCGCGACGTCATCATCGTCTCCTCCGTCTCCTGCATCTACGGCCTCGGCTCGCCCGAAGCCTACTACGGCATGCTTCTCCTCCTCGAAAAAGGCCAGAAGCTCAAGCGCGAAGACATCACCCGGCGTCTCGTCGAAATCCTCTACGAGCGCAACGACGTCGACTTCCGCCGCGGCACCTTCCGCGTCCGCGGCGACATCATCGAGGTCTACCCCACCTACGACGAAAACGCCTTCCGCATCGAGCTCTTCGGCGACGAGATCGACTCCCTCTCGCAAATCGATCCACTCTTCGGCACCGTCAAGCAGCGCTTCTCACGCCTGCCCATCTACCCAAAGTCCCACTACGTCGTTCAACCCGAGCGCAAATCCACCGCCATCAACTCCATCCTCGCCGAGCTCACCGACTGGGAAGCGCAGCTCGAAAAAGAAGGCCGCCTTGTCGAATCTCAGCGCATCCACCAGCGCACCCGCTTCGACCTCGAAATGATCAAGTCCGTCGGCTACTGCCACGGCATCGAAAACTACTCGCGCCACTTCTCCGGCCGCCTCCCCGGCGAGCCACCCCCAACCCTCCTCGACTACTTCCCCCGCGACTTCCTCACCTTCATCGACGAGTCCCACGTCACCGTCCCGCAGCTCCACGGCATGTGGCACGGCGACCGCTCGCGCAAACAAAACCTCGTCGACTACGGCTTCCGTCTTCCCTCCGCCATGGACAACCGCCCCCTCCGCTTCGAAGAGTGGGAGACACGCGTCGGCCAGACCATCTACGTCTCCGCCACGCCCGGCCCCTACGAGCTCACCAAGTCCGCCGGCGTCGTCATCGAACAGATCATCCGCCCCACCGGCCTCGTCGACCCGCAAGTAGAAATCCGCCCCATCAAAGGCCAGATCGACGACCTCCTCGCCGAGATCCGCGAACGCGCCGCCATCAACCAGCGCGTCCTCGTCACCACCCTCACCAAGCGCATGGCCGAAGACCTCGCCAACTACTACTCCGAGGTCGGCGTCCGCTGCCGCTACATGCACTCCGAAATCGAAACCCTCGAGCGCATACGCCTCCTCCGCGACCTCCGCCGCGGCGAGTACGACGTCCTCATCGGCATCAACCTCCTCCGCGAAGGCCTCGACCTACCCGAGGTCTCACTCGTCGCCATCCTCGACGCCGACAAGGAAGGCTTCCTCCGCTCCCAGGGCTCCCTCATCCAGACCATCGGCCGCGCCGCCCGCCACCTCGAAGGCCGCGCCATCCTCTACGCCGACAAGATGACCGACTCCATGCAGCGCGCCATCGACGAAACCAATCGCCGCCGCGAAAAGCAGGAAGCCTACAACGAGGAGTACGGCATCGAACCCCGCACCGTCATCCGCGCCATCAACGACTCCCTCGCCACCATCCTCAAGGCCGAATACGCCGACCTCACCGACGAGCTCTCCCCCACCGCCGAAGAGCTCACCTTCAACACCCAGGCCGAACTCGACACCTACATCGCCAAACTAGAAACCGAAATGCGCGAATCCGCCAAAAAATTCGAGTTTGAAAAGGCGGCAACTCTCAGAGACACGATAAAGGAACTCAGAACCAAAGAATTCTTATTCAGCTAA
- a CDS encoding DUF5677 domain-containing protein, which translates to MHYSNEVAIAIGELLPLFRPFAQSDRFTSEQSFILGQISGACLRATDATLILLEQERIWESEITLRTVTEGTVKMLFLLSSPDLFADKYSEFTETLPDIAELRSHERAKELLASLSKGAAADLEFHQKLIISAEREKELRDRYPRLLRQQIEQRWSFSEMINAISKSSLVASDLFKSLLYGYWTSSQVAHVSFEGIMMPTERESREPRQKLAVNLAHSARVASDCYIYCIMRLHTAIKFVGADLSDFRSAIEAHKSRLQGLQNLYLAWRDTELAENFS; encoded by the coding sequence ATGCATTATTCAAACGAGGTCGCAATTGCTATTGGCGAACTGCTCCCCTTGTTCAGGCCGTTCGCGCAATCTGACAGATTCACTTCCGAGCAGAGCTTCATTCTGGGACAGATTTCCGGTGCGTGTCTCAGGGCCACGGACGCAACCCTCATATTGCTGGAGCAGGAGCGGATTTGGGAGTCAGAGATCACTCTACGGACGGTCACGGAGGGGACTGTCAAGATGTTGTTTCTTCTTTCCTCCCCCGACTTGTTCGCGGATAAGTATTCGGAGTTCACGGAAACGTTACCGGATATCGCAGAGTTGCGCAGCCATGAGAGGGCCAAGGAGTTATTGGCCTCGCTTTCAAAAGGAGCGGCAGCGGACCTGGAATTTCATCAGAAGTTGATCATTTCCGCAGAGAGGGAAAAGGAGCTAAGAGATCGGTACCCACGCCTTCTCCGGCAACAGATTGAGCAGCGCTGGAGCTTCAGCGAAATGATTAATGCTATTTCAAAGAGTTCGTTGGTCGCTTCGGATCTATTTAAATCTCTCCTCTACGGCTACTGGACATCGAGCCAAGTAGCACATGTGAGTTTTGAAGGCATCATGATGCCGACGGAGAGGGAGAGTCGTGAGCCTCGTCAAAAGCTCGCGGTTAATTTGGCGCATTCAGCGCGCGTAGCTTCCGATTGCTACATTTATTGCATCATGCGATTGCATACGGCGATTAAGTTCGTTGGAGCCGATCTATCAGACTTTCGTAGCGCGATAGAGGCGCACAAATCACGGCTCCAAGGGCTACAGAATCTTTACCTTGCGTGGCGAGACACGGAGTTGGCCGAGAACTTCTCATGA
- a CDS encoding c-type cytochrome produces the protein MLKPALTLLLLLPATTLHQQTADAPKPADAPIPAADAAKVNPVKATPVSLAKARKMYGYDCAMCHGANGNGKGDVGAGMNLKDYTDPAALRDLTDGQLFYIIQNGRGQMSGEAGRQNEQEIWNMVILVRSFAHK, from the coding sequence ATGCTCAAACCGGCACTCACGCTCTTACTGCTTCTCCCGGCAACCACGCTCCACCAGCAAACCGCCGACGCGCCCAAACCCGCCGACGCACCCATCCCCGCCGCCGACGCCGCCAAGGTCAATCCCGTCAAAGCCACTCCCGTCTCTCTCGCCAAGGCCCGCAAAATGTACGGCTACGACTGCGCGATGTGCCACGGCGCTAACGGCAACGGCAAAGGCGATGTCGGAGCCGGCATGAACCTCAAGGACTACACCGACCCCGCCGCCCTCCGCGACCTCACCGATGGCCAACTCTTCTACATCATCCAGAACGGACGCGGCCAGATGTCCGGCGAAGCTGGTCGCCAAAACGAGCAGGAAATCTGGAACATGGTCATCCTCGTCCGTTCGTTCGCGCACAAGTGA
- a CDS encoding RcnB family protein, translated as MFKKTLSTFILLGACCAPLAVIAQQYDHHDDHAQQQQYDRQGDHGQQQYVEHKEWKRGYHMNHDDWDRGQQVDYRSSHLQRPRSGYEWRQVDGNYVMANSHTGVVSVVVTRH; from the coding sequence TTGTTCAAGAAAACTCTCTCCACATTTATCCTCCTCGGCGCCTGCTGCGCGCCGCTCGCCGTCATCGCCCAGCAGTACGACCATCACGACGATCATGCTCAGCAGCAGCAGTATGACCGTCAGGGCGATCATGGCCAGCAGCAGTACGTCGAGCACAAGGAATGGAAGCGCGGCTACCACATGAATCACGACGACTGGGACCGCGGCCAGCAAGTCGACTACCGCTCCAGCCACCTTCAGCGGCCGCGCTCAGGCTACGAGTGGCGCCAGGTTGACGGCAACTATGTCATGGCCAACTCCCACACCGGTGTCGTTTCGGTCGTCGTCACACGGCACTAA
- a CDS encoding BON domain-containing protein: MSKMSTPSRTAAVACALFLFCATPIVVRAQDQSPQSQTAPDNSARNKDHNARPTADQQPENKSDREITRDIRRSIESDKSLSTYAHNVKIITQNGNVTLRGPVHSDEEKHTVASKAAEVAGGSDKVTDELTVKQ; this comes from the coding sequence ATGTCCAAGATGTCCACGCCGTCCAGAACGGCTGCGGTTGCCTGCGCGCTTTTTCTGTTCTGCGCAACCCCCATCGTCGTCAGAGCACAGGATCAAAGCCCCCAGTCCCAGACTGCTCCCGATAATTCCGCAAGAAACAAAGATCACAACGCCAGACCCACCGCCGATCAGCAGCCGGAAAACAAGTCCGACCGCGAGATCACTCGCGACATTCGTCGCTCCATCGAGTCCGACAAGTCTCTCTCCACCTACGCGCACAACGTCAAGATCATCACGCAGAACGGCAACGTGACGCTCAGGGGACCCGTGCACTCCGACGAAGAGAAGCACACAGTCGCTTCCAAAGCTGCTGAGGTCGCAGGTGGTTCTGACAAAGTCACCGATGAGCTCACCGTCAAGCAGTAA
- a CDS encoding general stress protein encodes MAGKNTAAFAIFPTRSAAESAVDRLVAAGFSNQDVSVLMADKDNSREFATEKNTKAPEGTATGVGVGGVIGGTLGLLAGIGALAIPGVGPLIAAGPIMGALAGLGVGGAVGGLVGALVGMGIPEYEAKRYEGRVKDGGILVSVHCDSSEEISRAKDVLKQAGGEDIASSGEKAVSTHTANTDKKYSDAERVDEEIARPYPREPIAGTTVVDDELVSDRTRR; translated from the coding sequence ATGGCAGGTAAAAACACAGCAGCATTCGCAATCTTCCCCACTCGTTCAGCAGCCGAATCCGCAGTCGACCGTCTCGTCGCAGCAGGCTTCTCTAACCAGGATGTCTCCGTGCTCATGGCCGACAAGGACAACTCGCGTGAGTTCGCGACCGAGAAGAACACCAAGGCACCTGAGGGCACCGCAACCGGCGTCGGCGTCGGCGGCGTAATCGGCGGCACGCTTGGTCTTCTTGCCGGCATCGGCGCACTCGCCATCCCGGGCGTCGGTCCGCTCATCGCTGCGGGTCCCATCATGGGCGCACTCGCCGGTCTCGGCGTTGGCGGCGCAGTGGGTGGCCTCGTCGGAGCACTCGTCGGCATGGGCATCCCAGAGTACGAGGCCAAGCGTTACGAAGGCCGTGTGAAGGATGGCGGCATCCTCGTCTCCGTCCACTGCGACTCGTCTGAAGAGATCTCCCGCGCCAAGGATGTCTTGAAGCAGGCCGGCGGCGAAGACATCGCCTCCTCCGGCGAGAAGGCGGTCAGCACTCACACCGCGAACACCGACAAGAAGTACAGCGATGCGGAGCGTGTCGACGAAGAGATCGCTCGTCCCTACCCTCGCGAACCCATCGCCGGCACCACCGTTGTCGATGACGAACTCGTCTCCGACCGCACGCGGCGCTAA
- a CDS encoding TIGR03435 family protein produces the protein MKKLMLLIVALGVLMGGALRAQDFAGRWQGTLKDSKDLRLILVVSEEGGKLQGKLYSIDETPLPYTVSSISQDGSTVKFAIDLNGTAYEGKMNAAKDAIAGTWTQGVTKSLPLEFSRASKETAWEIPAPPAPRKLMPADADPSFEVATIKPNHTDGASMQALTFKGRNFITVNSSLADLMMFAYSVQMKQIIGAPDWIEKDRYDIVATPAEEGRPSADQVRVMIRKLLADRFQLKFHHDKREMSAFVLTVGKGGARLRPGQRNGSLHGIGMQEAANGSLLFVNNAPIPAFTSFLQSLVLDRPVVDETGLTGRYDFTVTFTPDESEFNGHPPITKPADGVEPAPSLFEAIQEQLGLKLSPEKTQVDVLAIDHVEKPSAN, from the coding sequence TTGAAAAAGTTGATGCTATTGATTGTGGCGCTGGGAGTGCTCATGGGCGGTGCTCTGCGTGCCCAGGACTTTGCCGGCAGATGGCAGGGCACGCTTAAGGACAGCAAGGATCTGCGATTAATCCTGGTTGTCTCCGAAGAGGGTGGCAAGCTGCAGGGCAAACTCTACAGCATTGACGAGACTCCACTGCCATACACGGTTTCTTCCATCTCGCAGGATGGCTCGACGGTGAAGTTTGCGATCGACCTCAACGGTACCGCGTATGAAGGCAAGATGAATGCGGCCAAAGACGCGATCGCCGGCACATGGACGCAAGGCGTTACAAAGTCGCTGCCTCTGGAGTTTTCACGCGCCTCGAAGGAGACCGCATGGGAGATTCCGGCTCCTCCAGCGCCTCGCAAGTTGATGCCCGCTGACGCTGACCCATCGTTTGAAGTCGCCACGATCAAGCCGAATCACACAGACGGCGCGAGTATGCAAGCGCTCACGTTTAAGGGACGGAATTTCATAACGGTCAACTCTTCCCTGGCCGACCTGATGATGTTTGCTTATAGCGTGCAGATGAAGCAGATCATTGGCGCTCCGGATTGGATAGAGAAGGACCGATACGATATTGTCGCGACGCCCGCCGAGGAAGGAAGGCCCAGCGCCGATCAGGTGCGAGTGATGATTCGCAAACTCCTCGCGGACCGCTTTCAGTTGAAGTTCCATCATGACAAACGAGAAATGTCGGCGTTCGTTCTCACGGTTGGAAAGGGTGGTGCGAGGCTAAGGCCGGGCCAACGGAACGGTTCGCTGCACGGAATCGGCATGCAGGAGGCCGCGAATGGCTCGCTGCTGTTTGTGAACAACGCACCGATTCCGGCCTTCACGAGTTTTCTTCAGTCGCTGGTGCTTGACCGCCCCGTGGTGGATGAAACGGGCCTGACCGGGAGATACGATTTCACCGTCACCTTCACACCGGATGAGTCCGAATTCAACGGCCATCCGCCAATTACTAAACCTGCCGACGGCGTTGAACCTGCTCCGAGCCTATTCGAGGCCATCCAGGAGCAATTGGGTCTGAAGCTCAGTCCAGAGAAGACCCAGGTGGATGTGCTTGCCATCGATCACGTTGAAAAGCCGTCTGCCAACTAA
- a CDS encoding GAF domain-containing protein gives MLGVACEMAGAQGATLFVVDGSVLRPFLIYNLPSEYIEGCGDVKIGTQCCGRAVEHHRPWIVTDMLTDPLFSDGRAGALASPIRAAFSVPVMDGDTVMASLAVHFTRPHEPSKLDIERNEVFAKLFAISLRTRLPLTVPEPHFAYASDPSFDLVKSLAMDSANPSST, from the coding sequence ATGCTCGGCGTCGCCTGCGAAATGGCCGGCGCTCAGGGCGCCACCCTCTTCGTCGTTGACGGTTCCGTCCTGCGGCCCTTTCTCATTTACAACCTTCCGTCCGAGTACATTGAGGGCTGCGGAGATGTGAAGATTGGGACGCAGTGCTGCGGCCGCGCCGTCGAGCACCACCGTCCCTGGATCGTCACCGACATGCTCACCGACCCGCTCTTCTCCGACGGCCGCGCTGGCGCGCTCGCCTCTCCCATTCGCGCCGCTTTCTCCGTCCCGGTCATGGACGGCGACACCGTCATGGCCTCGCTCGCGGTCCACTTCACTCGCCCGCACGAGCCCTCAAAACTAGACATCGAGCGCAACGAAGTCTTCGCCAAACTCTTCGCCATCTCGCTCCGCACCCGCCTGCCCCTGACCGTGCCGGAGCCCCACTTCGCCTACGCCTCCGACCCCAGCTTCGACCTCGTGAAAAGCCTCGCCATGGATTCTGCGAACCCTTCCAGCACCTAA
- a CDS encoding MEDS domain-containing protein: MFSSEPQARQALPAPALALPQDVHAGSHTVDFYTDDDAFLDNLSDMIGSALKVGGVCLVIAAAPHRQGIARRLRAAGIDLPLAVRNRQYLLLDAEATLAKFMVDGVPDRDRFFAAIEPLLADARESLGPNVSFPVAFGEMVAILWAEGKRDAAIRLEQLWNELGSRHSFALRCAYPKDNFADADQAAFFQQICAEHNHILSSEHRN, translated from the coding sequence TTGTTTAGTTCGGAACCGCAAGCACGTCAGGCCCTACCCGCACCCGCCCTCGCTCTCCCCCAGGACGTCCACGCAGGCTCGCACACTGTTGATTTCTACACAGACGATGACGCGTTCCTCGACAACCTGAGTGACATGATCGGCAGCGCCCTGAAAGTCGGAGGCGTCTGTCTGGTCATTGCCGCCGCGCCTCACCGTCAGGGCATCGCGCGCCGCCTACGCGCCGCGGGCATCGATCTCCCACTCGCCGTGCGCAACAGACAATACCTGCTGCTCGACGCGGAAGCTACCCTCGCCAAGTTCATGGTCGACGGCGTCCCAGATCGCGACCGCTTCTTCGCCGCCATCGAACCGCTGCTTGCCGACGCCCGCGAGAGCCTCGGCCCGAATGTGTCCTTTCCCGTCGCCTTCGGCGAGATGGTCGCCATCCTCTGGGCCGAGGGCAAACGCGATGCAGCCATTCGCCTCGAGCAACTCTGGAACGAACTCGGCAGCCGCCACTCCTTCGCCCTGCGTTGCGCCTATCCAAAGGACAACTTCGCGGACGCCGATCAGGCCGCCTTCTTCCAGCAGATCTGCGCCGAACACAACCACATCCTCTCTTCCGAACACCGGAACTAG
- a CDS encoding RcnB family protein yields MIKKTVASVILFGVCCTPLMAVAQHDNDHQDAHHQQYVRHDDWKKGYHMRQEDWSRGERVDDWRAYHLRQPPRGYEWREVDGNYVLAAVATGVIASVIAASAAH; encoded by the coding sequence TTGATCAAGAAGACCGTAGCTTCAGTGATTCTGTTCGGCGTCTGCTGCACCCCGCTCATGGCAGTCGCCCAGCACGACAACGATCACCAGGACGCCCATCACCAGCAGTACGTCCGCCACGACGACTGGAAGAAGGGCTACCACATGCGGCAAGAGGATTGGAGCCGCGGCGAACGCGTCGACGACTGGCGCGCCTACCACCTCAGGCAGCCGCCGCGCGGCTATGAGTGGCGCGAGGTCGACGGCAACTACGTTCTCGCTGCTGTTGCGACGGGCGTCATCGCTTCCGTCATCGCCGCTTCCGCGGCCCACTAA
- a CDS encoding FAD-dependent oxidoreductase, which yields MSCLPEAQLQRFARTAADIHLNQGDWLIREGEQPWFYLCIEGSFDVLKYINGQELVVNRYNKGEFGGETPLLLGSAAIASLRAREPSRVMKLDRVQFKELLDSSKECRALVMETMSSRLNMIQDRMVEVPMSRVLVVGSQYDTDCRDIRSFLSLNHIPYEWVDRERDPDRVPPCMPKDLSGPAVVVDRAFCVGQPPTVRKVAAALGYRTEPRTDGYDVVVVGAGPAGLAAAVYGASEGLKVLLIERTAVGGQAGTSSRIENYLGFPSGISGDELSERALRQAEYFGAELVLTREVANVEPIEGGWCVEFDCGKRISTRAVILATGVEWRRLEADNIDRFLGRGVLYGASRMEAPTVIGKDIFIVGGGNSAGQAAMFFSGYANSVTVLVRGSGLKLTMSSYLIEQINARSNIRVEPFTRVVSVGGEHSLETICTVTGNDAPRTRRADALFVMIGANAQTNWLPADLERDELGYVCTGRDLPGWADEDRNPYPLETNLPGLFCVGDVRHASIKRVSSGVGEGSMAIAFVHQYLALQPSAVPQPLVPA from the coding sequence TTGTCGTGTCTTCCGGAAGCACAGCTGCAGCGCTTCGCACGCACAGCGGCAGATATCCATCTGAACCAGGGCGATTGGCTGATTCGTGAAGGTGAGCAGCCGTGGTTTTACCTGTGCATTGAAGGATCCTTCGATGTGCTGAAGTACATCAACGGGCAGGAGCTGGTGGTGAACCGCTACAACAAGGGCGAGTTCGGTGGCGAGACCCCGCTGTTGCTCGGATCGGCGGCGATTGCCTCGCTGCGCGCGCGGGAGCCTTCGCGCGTGATGAAGCTGGACCGCGTGCAGTTCAAGGAGCTGCTCGACAGCTCCAAGGAATGCCGCGCACTCGTGATGGAAACGATGAGCAGCCGCCTGAACATGATTCAGGACCGCATGGTCGAAGTTCCAATGTCGCGCGTGCTCGTGGTGGGCTCGCAGTATGACACCGACTGTCGCGACATTCGCAGCTTTCTTTCGTTGAATCACATCCCTTACGAGTGGGTCGATCGCGAGCGCGACCCGGACCGCGTGCCGCCGTGCATGCCGAAGGACCTTTCAGGGCCGGCCGTCGTTGTGGACCGCGCGTTCTGCGTTGGGCAGCCCCCCACGGTGCGCAAGGTGGCCGCAGCGCTCGGCTATCGAACCGAGCCGCGCACCGATGGCTATGACGTGGTTGTGGTCGGAGCGGGACCTGCAGGCCTGGCCGCGGCAGTGTATGGTGCGTCCGAAGGTCTGAAGGTCCTGCTGATCGAGCGCACCGCCGTCGGCGGACAGGCTGGAACCTCATCGCGCATCGAGAACTACCTTGGTTTCCCCAGTGGCATCTCCGGCGATGAGCTCAGCGAGCGTGCCCTGCGTCAGGCCGAATACTTCGGAGCAGAGCTTGTCCTGACACGCGAGGTGGCGAACGTCGAGCCGATTGAGGGTGGATGGTGCGTTGAGTTCGACTGCGGCAAGCGCATAAGCACGCGAGCCGTAATTCTCGCGACCGGCGTCGAGTGGCGCAGACTCGAGGCCGACAACATCGATCGCTTCCTCGGTCGCGGCGTCCTTTATGGCGCATCGCGCATGGAGGCGCCGACGGTCATCGGCAAAGACATCTTCATCGTTGGCGGCGGCAACTCCGCCGGCCAGGCAGCGATGTTCTTCTCCGGATACGCGAACAGCGTGACCGTGCTGGTGAGGGGGTCGGGGCTGAAACTGACGATGTCGAGTTACTTGATCGAGCAGATCAATGCGCGGTCTAACATCAGGGTAGAGCCCTTCACGCGCGTCGTCTCCGTCGGCGGCGAGCATTCGCTGGAGACCATCTGCACCGTCACGGGCAACGACGCTCCGCGGACGCGACGTGCCGATGCGCTCTTCGTGATGATCGGAGCCAATGCTCAGACAAATTGGCTTCCCGCTGATCTGGAGCGAGATGAACTCGGTTACGTGTGCACTGGCCGCGATCTGCCAGGATGGGCAGACGAGGACCGCAATCCCTATCCACTGGAGACGAACCTGCCGGGGCTGTTCTGCGTCGGGGATGTGCGGCACGCGTCGATCAAACGCGTCTCCAGCGGCGTGGGTGAGGGAAGCATGGCCATTGCCTTCGTCCACCAATATCTCGCACTGCAACCGTCGGCGGTTCCGCAGCCGTTAGTGCCGGCGTAG